A single genomic interval of Microbacterium sp. LWO14-1.2 harbors:
- a CDS encoding nucleobase:cation symporter-2 family protein gives MKKRSTAARPEDERLPIGVTVAYGIQHVLTMYGGIIAPPLIIGSMAGLNGAEIGVLITACLFMGGLATILQTVGIPFFGSQLPLVQGVSFAGVATMGAIVTSGGGLPAVFGSVIVASVIGLVITPIFATVIRFFPPVVTGAVITTIGLTLLPVAASWAMGGDSTASDYGDPSNLLLAVITFVVVVALSKVGIGAISRLSTLLAIVVGTIVAACLGRVDFSAVGDGPILALPSPFAFGMPTFEVAAIISMFIVILVTLTETTADILAVGEIVGTKVDAKRIAAGLRADMLSSAVSPVFGPFTQSAFAQNVGLVAITGVKSRFVVTAGGAVLVVLGLLPVLGRVVAAVPTPVLGGAGIVLFGSVAASGIRTLAKVDYRGTMNLIIVASAIGIGMLPIAAPTIYDRMPDWFTTIFHSGISSAAVTAILLNLLFNHLGRRPGKDASVFAAAPTRSIPVAYLEAFEDGDSIVGGRILDRHGNEVRAGD, from the coding sequence ATGAAGAAGCGCTCGACTGCCGCACGCCCCGAAGACGAGCGGCTCCCGATCGGAGTGACGGTCGCCTACGGCATCCAGCACGTCCTGACCATGTACGGCGGGATCATCGCCCCGCCGCTGATCATCGGCTCGATGGCCGGCCTGAACGGGGCGGAGATCGGCGTTCTCATCACCGCGTGTCTGTTCATGGGCGGCCTCGCGACGATCCTGCAGACCGTCGGCATCCCGTTCTTCGGCTCCCAGCTGCCGCTCGTGCAGGGTGTCTCGTTCGCCGGCGTCGCGACCATGGGCGCGATCGTGACCAGCGGCGGAGGCCTCCCCGCGGTCTTCGGATCGGTGATCGTCGCCTCCGTGATCGGCCTCGTGATCACGCCGATCTTCGCGACGGTGATCCGCTTCTTCCCGCCCGTCGTCACCGGTGCCGTCATCACGACGATCGGCCTCACGCTGCTGCCGGTCGCGGCGAGCTGGGCCATGGGCGGCGACAGCACGGCATCCGACTACGGGGATCCGTCGAACCTGCTGCTCGCGGTCATCACGTTCGTCGTGGTCGTCGCCCTGAGCAAGGTGGGCATCGGCGCCATCTCACGACTGTCGACCCTGCTCGCGATCGTGGTCGGCACGATCGTCGCCGCCTGCCTCGGTCGCGTCGACTTCAGCGCCGTGGGCGACGGGCCGATCCTCGCGCTGCCGAGTCCCTTCGCGTTCGGGATGCCGACCTTCGAGGTCGCCGCGATCATCTCGATGTTCATCGTGATCCTCGTCACGCTCACCGAGACGACCGCCGACATCCTCGCGGTCGGCGAGATCGTCGGCACGAAGGTCGATGCGAAGCGCATCGCGGCGGGGCTGCGCGCCGACATGCTATCGAGCGCGGTATCCCCGGTCTTCGGGCCGTTCACGCAGTCGGCCTTCGCGCAGAACGTCGGACTCGTCGCGATCACGGGCGTGAAGAGCCGGTTCGTGGTGACCGCCGGCGGCGCGGTGCTCGTCGTGCTCGGTCTGCTGCCGGTGCTCGGCCGCGTCGTGGCCGCCGTGCCGACGCCCGTGCTCGGCGGGGCCGGCATCGTGCTCTTCGGCAGCGTCGCCGCCAGCGGCATCCGCACCCTCGCCAAGGTCGACTACCGCGGCACCATGAACCTCATCATCGTCGCCTCGGCGATCGGCATCGGGATGCTGCCGATCGCGGCCCCCACGATCTACGACCGGATGCCCGACTGGTTCACGACCATCTTCCACTCCGGGATCAGCTCGGCCGCGGTCACCGCCATCCTGCTCAACCTGCTCTTCAACCACCTCGGACGCCGACCGGGAAAGGACGCGTCCGTGTTCGCCGCAGCGCCGACCCGCAGCATCCCCGTCGCCTACCTGGAGGCGTTCGAGGACGGCGACTCGATCGTCGGAGGCCGCATCCTCGACAGGCACGGCAACGAGGTGCGGGCCGGCGACTGA